From the genome of Procambarus clarkii isolate CNS0578487 chromosome 78, FALCON_Pclarkii_2.0, whole genome shotgun sequence:
ccttccctccctccatacacacctcccctccctccatacacaccttcccctccctccatacacaccttccctccctccatacacccctcccctccctccatacaccccttcccctccctccatacacccctcccctccctccatacaccccttccctccctccatacacccctcccctccctccatacacaccttccctcccaccatacacaccttccctccctccatacacaccttcccctccctccacacacaccactcccctcccaccatacaccccttcccctccctccatacacccctcccctccctccatacacccctcccctccctccatacacccctcccctccctccatacacaccttccctccctccatacaccccttccctccctccatacacccctcccctcccaccatacaccccttcccctccctccatacaccccttccctcccaccatacaccccttcccctccctccatacacccctcccctccctccatacacccctcccctccctccatacacccctcccctccctccatacaccccttccctccctccatacacccctcccctccctccatacaccccttccctccctccatacacccctcccctccctccatacaccccctcccctccctccatacacccctcccctccctccatacaccccttccctccctccatacacccctcccctccctccatacacccctcccctccctccatacacaccttccctcccaccatacacccctcccctccctccatacaccccttccctccctccatacacaccttccctccctccatacacccctcccctccctccatacaccccttccctccctccatacacccctcccctccctccatacaccccttccctccctccatacaccccttccctccctccatacaccccctcccctccctccatacacccctcccctccctccatacaccccttccctccctccatacacccctcccctccctccatacacacctcccctccctccatacacccctcccctccctccatacacaccttccctcccaccatacacccctcccctccctccatacaccccttccctccctccatacacaccttccctcccaccatacacccctcccctccctccatacaccccttccctccctccatacacaccttccctccctccatacacccctcccctccctccatacaccccttccctcccaccatacacccctcccctccctccatacacaGCCTTCCTCGTCGCCAACTACAAATGTAAACTGTAGTATTAGAATTTAGAATTGTATTAAACTGAATTTCTATCATGTTGACAAGacgtttcctcccccccccccacaacagaaCTACCATagccaacaacactacaacaaccatgGATAGAACAACCCCGATATACCCGCGCATAACAGACCTCCCACAAAAATCTCACAGtcaaaatataacctaacctaacctaacctaacctaacctaacctaacctaacctaacctaacctaacctaacctagcctaacctaacctagcctaacctcacctaacctcacctaacctaacctaacctaacctagcctaacctagcctaacctaacctaacctaacctcattcatcttcgcCAACACACAAGGGACTAAACAAAAGAAGGCAAAAAGCAAAGTCCTGTTCATAAATAGCCTCCTGGCAGGGggcccttgaggttatcttgagatgatttcggggctttagtgtccccgcggcccggtcctcgaccaggcctccacccccaggaagcagcccgtgacagctgactaacacccaggttcctattttactgctaggtaacaggggcatagggtgaaagaaactttgcccattgtttctcgccggcgcctgggatcgaacccaggaccacaggatcacaagtccagcgtgctgtccgctcggccgaccggctcctatgcAGTGGGGCAGTCAATGCAGCATCTGAAGCGTTCACAAACCCATGCTGGGAAACCCATGGATAGTGAGATCTGGATACTGAAATATAGTCTatagtgatggggtaaataggtcACATAGGGAGGTGACCCCCATTCACACTCCCTCcctagggagagagggaggaggaggagagtgagtcAAGAGATGAGGGAATGGAACACTCATGTAAACCAGGTGTACTGAATCTGACAGCAAGATGAGTCCAACTCACAATTTTCACCCAGACTAACAGCTTAAACTAGTAATTACTCTCTCCAGGCTTTGCTTCAATACCCTGGTCGTACCCTGGCACAAACTACCTTCCAATTGCTGGCCATAGTTCGCCTGGATTACGACCCTTGTTTGCACCAGGTTCTTGTACACAGTCTGGCGTGTTTATATTGAAGAATGTTTATACTATATTGTTGACACACCCAAGTGTTCACTCACAATATCCTTCCTTGCTGGTCCTCAGCACACCTACACTCCCACACctgtgtgtgaagacacctacacccccacacctgtGTGTGAGGACACCCCCACACTTGTGTGTGAGGACACCCCCACACTTGTGTGTGAGGACACCCCCACACTTGTGTGTGAGGACACCCCCACACTTGTGTGTGAGGACACCCCCACACTTGTGTGTGAGGACACCCCCACACCTGTGTGTGAGGACACCCCCACACTTGTGTGTGAGGACACCCCACACCTGTGTGTGAGGACACCCCACACCTGTGTGTGAGGACACCCCACACCTGTGTGTgagtacacccccacacctgtgtgtgaggacacccccacacctgtgtgtgagtacacccccacacctgtgtgtgaggacacccccacacctgtgtgtgaggacacccccacacctgtgtgtgaggacacccccacacctgtgtgtgaggacaccccacacctgtgtgtgaggacaccccacacctgtgtgtgaggacaccccacacctgtgtgtgaggacaccccacacccccacaccagtgccagcatcccccacacccccacaccagtgCCAGcatcccccacactcccacagcagGACGTTCAACATATATTTACCCATCGTATGATGGCCCCGGTGGAATTTTTCCAATATTTACACAATATAGAGAGTAAACACTCCACTCTGGTCGCGCGTTCGAGTATGCCCATAAAAACATAACCAAAGTGATATTAGCTAAATTAACAGAGAAACAAAATTACGAAAATtgagtaaaaaaaatatataaagttttTTAAAAAATAAGGCCAGAAAAACTGTAAAGTTCTGATTGAACTTAATAATAAACTCCGACTATAATTAACATGCCCCTAGTTTTGTGGTAATTGAGTAATTAATGAGTTTGATTGGTAATTACCagacagcctccccccccccaccaacccaatTGGTCCATGCCGGGCAGctactatttatatctacccgattttatatatatatatatatatatatatatatatatatatatatatatatatatatatatatatatatatatatatatatatatatatatatgtcgtacctagtagccagaacgcacttctcagcctactatgcaaggcccgatttgcctaataagccaagttttcatgaattaattgtttttcgactacctaacctacctaacctaacctaacctaactttttcggctacctaaccaaacctaacctataaagataggttaggttaggttaggtagggttggttaggttcggtcatatatctacgttaattttaactccaataaaaaaaaattgacctcatacataatgaaatgggtagctttatcatttcatgagaaaaaaattagaaaaaatatattaattcaggaaaacttggcttattaggcaaatcgggccttgaatagtaggccaaaaagtgagttctggctactaggtacgacatatatatatatatatatatatatatatatatatatatatatatatatatatatatataaatatatatatatacacacacacacacacccacccacccacatgggactcgaaccctggccagcacagatgcttcacaaCACCTGGCATGGCTGGTACGCTTTAAACCcactacaccaaactcggccttaAAAAGGATGGAAATTTCGGGGCATTTAAGCCCCCAGACATCTCCATCCCCCAAgaccaccagagcaagtgagaggccactcacgttctttcatcaaccaCCTGTTAATACGGGAGAACACGGTGTCTATGTCTTATGTACTAACTGGaccgccggaccaaccgggctgtggtgggtatgtgggcctgcgggccgctccaagcaacagcctggtggaccaaagtaCGCGTTCACATGGATTTATATCAGTTCTATTGTATGGAGACCGAACCTGAACCTCTCCCACCCCCACCATCCTCACATCTCACTCTCCACCATCCTCACATCTCTCCAGCATCCTCACCTCTCACTCTCCACCAACCTCATACTCATTTCTTCCCTCACAGACGCCTATCcttgtgtctcccccccccccatatccccCAACCGTCCACACacatccacagtcttccccctccccttcccacccATCCCATCCCCCGCCACACTGCCgacaaagggagagagagaagacagagaggCGGTGTTAGTAGACTCCAGTGCTAATCTTGAAGCAGCTGCTGTAGGCAGTCTTGTGTGTTCCTCCCTACCCTcccatcctccttcccatcctcctacCCTCCCATCCTCCCTACCCTCCCATCCTCCCTACCCTCCCATCCTCCCTCCTACATCTTCTATGTGTTATTCTCTCTCACTCCATATTGCATCTTTTTTTTAAGATTGCCGGAGAGGTACAGGTGAAGTTGCAGAATTATTGAGAACAGTATCATTGATGTATTAGTATCAGTGATGTATCAGTATCAGTGATGTATTAGTATCAGTGATGTATCAGTATCAGCGATGGATAACAGTATCGGTGAAACACATgtaaagaacctctcacacactcacagctccctgacaagagggagccagcttagcttagctgccaacacccacacatcgtgtcagcaaggcggacagcccgcctgctttcatacctttcactgtatttcccacttctatacttcccttcacctatgactctcctttactcccccccccccccaaaaaaaaaaaaaaaaaattcagtgaTGACAGCAGGCGggttgtccgccttgctgacaccatgtgtatcTAAGGTAGCTAAGGTAAGCTTGTTCTCTTCTGCCAGACAGCTGCAAGTATTTATACAGGGTCTTCTCTTCGTCTTATTTCCAGAATTCAATGCATTTTTACTCCCTGTGGGTATATCCTCTTTGATAAGTTGACGCCTGGTTTGATGCCAATAAAGGGAGAATATAACTACGTTTCCATTGGTCTTGTGATTAATGTTTTACAAGTCTCCCAATTGTGAATAATTAAGTGAATAATTAAGAATTGAGTGAATAATTAAGAACTAAACCCATACATGGAGGAGTGACGACCTTACCCACCACTGCCCTACATTACCCAAACTACACCAACATAGGACCTAAGCCTTCCTAAATATACAGAAATTTGACCCCAATCACAGAACACGTGGAAGACAAAAAagttatgggagacatgatcaccagttACAAAATTCTCAGTTGAAAGGGTTGTCAAAGACAAAATATTTATCATGGgcggaacacgaacaagaggacacaggtagaaactgagtacccaaatgagccacagggacgttagaaatcaatttttcagtgtcagagtagttaacaggtgaaatgcatttggcagtgatgtggtggagactgactccatacacagtttcaagtgtagatatgatagagcccagttggctcaggaatctgtacgccagttgattgacggttgagaggcgggaccaaagagccagagctcaacccccgcaagcacaacaactaggtgagtaggtgCCACAGTGCCCTGTACTACCAACCTGGTCTTCCATCTCGGTGCTTGGCGCCTTTATTCGTGAGATTAAGAACAAAGCGAGAAGGGAAGAACAAAGCATGGAAGGAGGTGAGAGAGAAAAAACAGAGATCAAAATAGAAGATGAAGAGGAGAGCAGGAAACAAGGAGGGCGTAAGGAAACGTTGGAAGGTTGATGAGGGGAAAGAGTGAGTACACAGGAGagagggcaggaggaggaggaggggttacGGGGAAGTGGGTGGGTATGATCGTCAATTACAGCTTGTCCCTTGCTTGCTACAGGGGCAACTTTTTGTCTATGGCTCTGAATGACTCAACtcttggttatatatatatatatatatatatatatatatatatatatatatatatatatatatatatatatatatatatatatttatttatttattagttgTAGTGTGGACTTAAATTTACAATTTTCGTTTTGGGCTTAAAAGTGGCGTATACCTTTTAGGATTGCAATATGGCGACGAGGAGACTAAGTTCCCGCCAAGGGGCAGGGGCGCCAGCCGCCTGGTGATTGGTCAGTGCAGGTCACGTGACGGAGTTAACCAATAGGGGCAGTGCCCCCCGGGCGTGACGTCACCGAGCAGCGGACGCCCGCGGATGCGAGCGCCGACGGAGTGAGAGCGCCACCAGCCACGACAGAGCACGGAAGTGCACTTGGGAGTTCTCCAGAGCAAAGGACCAGGGAGCCACAGACGGAGGATTATTCGGCTACAGTCGTTACCACAAACGTCGAAGAGGACTTGTAAACTCCTGGAATGCATAAGAAGGTGCAGTTCAGCTGGTGAAGAGGGTGCCAGGGGCTATAGGCCGTCAAGTCTTTGACCGTGTGCGCAGGCGCTGGGAGGAACTGTGCAGTTTCCTGCGAGCCACGCCGGGTACGTCTCAGTGGCGCCGGAGTGACAGGGTCTAGTCCACTACGCGGTAAAGGAACACCGTGAAAGAGACTTCTGGGAAGTATCAAGGAGATCACGTGgttgagggaaggtggtgtgagcAGAGCCAGTCTGCAGTACCAGGAGGACATGAGGGACACCAGTACGCAGGTGACGCGTTAAGCTAcgagagaacaaatccacaagggcccgtgaagaggattcgaacctgcgtccgagagcatcccagacgctgccttaatcgactgagctatgacatgttcaaaaggagttgaaaccgaagtcctactgaacttactggatcctacagcctctccgaggcacaaaccagggttttacacaactccccccccccccatgcacattgctcgagtgcatggggggagttgtataaaaccctggtttgtgtcttggagaggctgcaggatccagtaagttcagtagaactacgAGAGACGTCGTGAGAGACCTGCCCGAGTGGGAGCTGGTCGACGACGGACCGACCAGCGAGCAGAGGACCTcagctacatatatatatatgtacgtcgtacatatatatgtagccgagttgtatgtatatgtatatatatatatatatatatatatatatatatatatatatatatatatatatatatatatatatatatatatatatatatataatgtgcagatCCCGAAGGCACCACTACAGCCCCAAGAGACCTCCAAAAGTGCACCATAGCGGCACCACCTATACACCACCAGCTTAAGCAAATGTCAAAAGTTACGCTCTAGAGAAAAGTTTCCTTGTACACTTTCTTATGAAActtaagaagggggggggggaaagggaagtagcctcgcaccatcatcatcactacgtcctccctcccccttcccctcccccttcccccccccttcccctaccccccccctccctcactatcaCCTCCCATCACTCAGACCACTTGCTACAATGGCCTGCCTCCTCCAAGCTCACACAACACTGTCTTCACACTCATCAAAGTCACAAAAGGAAATGAAAACAATCTTCAATAACTTCAAaatacaacaacaaaggaagaacAAGGGAAGAGGAACAGCAGCAGAGGGAACAGCAGCAGagggaacagcagcaggaggaacagcagcaggaggaggaacagcagcaggaggaaacagcagcaggaggaacagcagcaggaggaacagcagcaggaggaacagcagcaggaggaaacagcagcaggaggaacagcagcaggaggaggaacagcagcaggaggaaacagcagcaggaggaacagcagcaggaggaaacagcagcaggaggaacagcagcaggaggaacagcagcaggaggaacagcagcaggaggaggaacagcagcaggaggaggaacagcagcaggaggaggaacagcagcaggaggaaacagcagcaggaggaacagcagcaggaggaacagcagcaggaggaacagcagcagggggaaacagcagcaggaggaaacagcagcaggaggaaacagcagcaggaggaaacagcagcaggaggaaacagcagcaggaggaacagcagcaggaggaacagcagcaggaggaacagcagcaggaggaacagcagcaggaggaaacagcagcaggaggaaacagcagcaggaggaaacagcaagaggaggaacagcagcaggaggaaacagcagcaggaggaaacagcagcaggaggaaacagcagcaggaggaggaacagcagcaggaggaggaacagcagcaggaggaaacagcagcaggaggaaataGCAGTAGGAggaaacagcagcaggaggaacagcagcagcaggaggaacagcagcaggaggaacagcagcaggaggaacagcaacaggaggaacagcagcaggaggaaacagcagcaggaggaaacagcagcaggaggaaacagcagcaggaggaaacagcagcaggaggaaacagcagcaggaggaacagcagcaggaggaacagcagcaggaggaaacagcagcaggaggaacagcagcaggaggaaacagcagcaggaggaacagcagcaggaggaacagcagcaggaggaaacaGCAGCAGGcggaacagcagcaggaggaaacagcagcaggaggaaacagcagcaggaggaggaacagcagcaggaggaacagcagcaggaggaacagcagcaggaggaacagcagcaggaggaaacaacagcaggaggaacagcagcaggaggaacagcagcaggaggaaacagcagcaggaggaacagcagcaggaggaaacagcagcaggaggaacagcagcaggaggaaacagcagcaggaggaacagcagcaggaggaaacagcagcaggaggaaacagcagcaggaggaacagcagcaggaggaacagcagcaggaggaaacagcagcaggaggaaacagcagcaggaggaaacaGCAGCTGCGGAGTGCAGCTGGTTCGAGCGACGTCTTGAGAGCGATAACTACACCACCAACAAGGATGTGGAGGCTGGCTTAATTTACCCCCccgacaccaacaccacacccgtAGCGCACCACACCCGTAGCGCACCACACCCGCAGCGCACCACACCCGCAGCGCACCACACCCGTAGCGCACCACACCCGCAGCGCACAACACCCGCAGCGCACCACACCCGTAGCACACCACACCCGCAGCACACCACACCCGCAGCGCACCACACCCGCAGCGCACCACACCCGTAGCACACCACACCCGCAGCGCACCACACCCGCAGCGCACCACACCCGCAGCGCACCACCCCCGCAGCGCACCACACCCGCAGCGCACCACACCCGCAGCGCACCACACCCGTAGCGCACCACACCCGCAGCGCACCACACCCGCAGCGCACCATCCCCGCAGCGCACCACACCCGCAGCGCACCACACCCGCAGCGCACCACACCCGCAGCGCACCACACCCGCAGCGCACCACACCCGCAGCGCACCACACCCGCAGCGCACCACACCCGCAGCGCACCACCCCCGCTAACCCAGCCACCAACCGCGAGGCTCCCCCACCAAagccacactacactaccacatatCCAAAGCGAGAAATTAAAAGACCAACACCGGCAGCTGAGCTCTTAAGCTGCCAACCAACCAGCCGGGAATTAATAAATGTCCCCACCACTGAAACCCTCCGCGCCTCGGGACCTTTCTTCTCCTCTGGATTTTTCATTGCAAGCGACTTTTCGCTACCTTTTCTTTTCTCCCTAGCTGTTCTTGTTATCTCTCTAGCTGTTCTTGTTATCTCTCTAGCTGTTCTTGTTATCTCTCTAGCTGTTCTTGTTATCTCTCTAGCTGTTCTTGTTATCTCTCTAGCTGTTCTTGTTATCTCTCTAGCTGTTCTTGCTACCTCCCTAGCTGTTCTTGTTCTCTCCCTAGTTGTTCTTGCTATCTCCCTAGCTGTTCTTGCTCTGCCCCTAGCTGTTCTTGCTCTGCCCCTAGCTGTTCTTGCTCTGCCCCTAGCTGTTCTTGCTCTGCCCCTAGCTGTTCTTGCTCTGCCCCTAGCTGTTCTTGCTCTGCCCCTAGCTGTTCTTGCTCTGCCCCTAGCTGTTCTTGCTCTGCCCCTAGCTGTTCTTGCTCTGCCCCTAGCTGTTCTTGTTCTGTCCCTAGCTGTTCTTGTTCTGTCCTTAGCTGTTCTTGCTATCTTCCTAGCTGTTCACTCACTCATcattgctgttctctctctctctctctctctctctccccatctcagtaactggtctcctgctctcccttaccccttaattcccttcccttcttatCATTGGCTCTCTCAATTTCCCTTCATTTCTCTCCCCTTGTTATTATCATCTTCCGGGTGTTCTCAGCCTTCCCCTGGCCGGATGTACGTGGCGGAAGTGTACTAACTCTTAGTCACACACGTGGCCGGATGGTTTGTTCTCTCCCTGGCGCCTCTTCCACTCTCCCTGGCGCCTCTTCCACTCTCCCTGgcgcctctcccactctccctggcGCCTCTTCCACTCTCCCTGGCGCCTCTTCCACTCTCCCTGgcgcctctcccactctccctggcGCCTCTTCCACTCTCCCTGGGTCCTTTTCCACTCTCCCTGGGTCCTTTTCCACTCTCCCTGGGTCCTTTTCCACTCTCCCTGGCGCCTCTTCCACTCTCCCTGGGTCCTTTTCCACTCTCCCTGGGTCCTTTTCCACTCTCCCTGGCGCCTCTTCCACTCTCCCTGGCGCCTCTTCCACTCTCCCTGGCGCCTCTTCCACTCTCCCTGgcgcctctcccactctccctggcGCCTCTTCCACTCTCCCTGGGTCCTTTTCCACTCTCCCTGGGTCCTTTTCCACTCTCCCTGGGTCCTTTTCCACTCTCCCTGGCGCCTCTTCCACTCTCCCTGGGTCCTTTTCCACTCTCCCTGGGTCCTTTTCCACTCTCCCTGGCGCCTCTTCCACTCTCCCTGGCGCCTCTTCCACTCTCCCTGGCGCCTCTTCCACTCTCCCTAgcgcctctcccactctccctggcGCCTCTTCCACTCTCCCTGGCGCCTCTTCCACTCTCCCTGGCGCCTCTTCCACTCTCCCTGGGTCCTTTTCCACTCTGGCTCCTCTTCCACGCTCTCTGGTTTACCTGAAGAGAGTCTCGAGAGTCCCTCTACTCCCCGAGCTAGGCTTcaggccaggctcaacttgtgataacttggtccaacaggctgttgcttggagcgcagTACACTCTCCTCTggctgggacggagggaaggaatggttcccaacctCTTGAActttgggggattgaacgccgacctgcatgaagcctctAGCTGGCTCCTCTACTCTACCACCGTAGCAATTGTAACAGCTACTTTAATTTGTGCTTTAAAATTAAGAACTTCTGACATGATTCAGTCTATAAAGTCTATGATTCAgtcttaattttaatttaattttgccccgaggggcgagtttattgggcagcgccactcatcttgtgagtgaacataccgccatagcagcatgtacaacactccccaataggaagaaaacccgctgggttgttcatcctgtcacttgtacccagacacagctgggacttgcttaactgtctcaagtgaacagctttttgtataaaaaaatttTTCTGTCAAAAGTGGGATTATGTTTTATGTCTGGTTCTTGTTTTAAGTTCTTCGTTTTTACCAAGCATATGTAGAACTTGTCTTCGCTGAACGTCATATTATTTTCAGTGGCCCACTGAAAACCTGATTTGCATCAGTTTGGGATTTTGCTCTGTGATCTATATTGGTAATTATCACACAAGATCCTACTGTCATCTGCTAAGGATGATACGGTACTGTAGTTTATATCctggtctatgtctgatatgaggatgagaaaaggtactggagcaagcacagtaccctggggggactggagcaagcacagtaccctggggggactggagcaagcacagtaccctagggGGGGactgaagcaagcacagtacccctgGGGgggactggagcaagcacagtaccctagggggggactggagcaagcacagtaccctggggggactggagcaagcacagtaccctggggggactggagcaagcacagtaccctagggggactggagcaagcacagtaccctgggggggactggagcaagcacagtaccctggggggactggagcaagcacagtaccctagggggactggagcaagcacagtaccctggggggactggagcaagcacagtaccctgagggactggagcaagcacagtaccctgggtgagactggagcaagcacagtaccctgggtgagactggagcaagcacagtaccctgggtgagactggagcaagcacagtaccctgggtgagactggagcaagcacagtaccctagggggactggagcaagcacagtaccctagggggactggagcaagcacagtaccctgagggactggagcaagcacagtaccctggggggactggagcaagcacagtaccctgagggactggagcaagcacagtaccctgggggactggagcaagcacagtaccctgggggactggagcaagcacagtaccctgagggactggagcaagcacagtaccctggggggactggagcaagcacagtaccctgagggactggagcaagcacagtacccttttCGAAAGTGTTTTCTTCCAAGGTATCTAAGGCTATGTCAAAGGGGTCTAGCAACTGTGAAACGAAGAAGCGTCTTACTTTGAACTACCCCCAATAACCACCCCCAAActacctaccacaaccaccagcttaTCCCTCAATAACCACCCCCAAActacctaccacaaccaccagcttaTCCCTCAATAACCACCCCCAAActacctaccacaaccaccagcttatccctcaataaccaccacaaacctacctaccacaaccaccagcttaTCCCTCAATAACCACCCCCAAActacctaccacaaccaccagcttaTCCCTCAATAACCACCACCAACctacctaccacaaccaccagcttaTCCCTCAATAACCACCCCCAAActacctaccacaaccaccagcttaTCCCTCAATAACCACCACCAACctacctaccacaaccaccagcttaTCCCTCAATAACCACCCCCAAActacctaccacaaccaccagcttaTCCCTCAATAACCCCCACCAACctacctaccacaaccaccaccattacctACCAGAGTGCCCGTCATGTCCATTCATTTCCAGAGGACTTTGCGGGAGAGATGTAAGCGCGCGGAGCAGAATACCAACCGCC
Proteins encoded in this window:
- the LOC138357444 gene encoding putative proline-rich protein 21 gives rise to the protein MEGGEREKTEIKIEDEEESRKQGGRLQYGDEETKFPPRGRGASRLVIVTHVAGWFVLSLAPLPLSLAPLPLSLAPLPLSLAPLPLSLAPLPLSLAPLPLSLAPLPLSLGPFPLSLGPFPLSLGPFPLSLAPLPLSLGPFPLSLGPFPLSLAPLPLSLAPLPLSLAPLPLSLAPLPLSLAPLPLSLGPFPLSLGPFPLSLGPFPLSLAPLPLSLGPFPLSLGPFPLSLAPLPLSLAPLPLSLAPLPLSLAPLPLSLAPLPLSLAPLPLSLAPLPLSLGPFPLWLLFHALWFT